The following nucleotide sequence is from Erythrobacter aurantius.
GAACAGCGCCTCGTCATGGAAACAATCCAGCGTCGCCTCCATGTTTTTCGCATCGACATTTGCGAAGTACTTCATCGTCGCAAAGTCGATGAGCTCAGCCCGCGAAAGGGAAGGTTCGTACTGCATCAGGCGTCTCCTTCCTTCAGCAGATTGTCACCAGACATATAGACATACACGCGGTGAAACCTGTCGCCCTTCAGATAAAAGCGGTTGCAGTTCTCGTACCGCAATTCCTCGCCCCCATTAGGGGTGATAAGCACGGTGAACTGGCTGCAGATCGCATTGCTCTGGGGATCGGCGGTGTGAACGAAATTGCCGTGCCAGATGCTTTCAAAGTCGGCGAACAGCTTGACGAACATGGCACGGATCGCGTCACGCCCCTGATGCAGAGTGTCGCTGGTCACTTCGTGCAGGCTGGCATCAGGTGTGAAACAATCAAGCACCTTGTCCATTTGCTTGTTGTCCACCCCGTCGAAATAGCGCTTGGTCACGATATCGACGTAATAGGGATAGGGTTGTGGCGCCTGGCCGGGGCCGCCTTCACTCCATTCGCTCATCAGTACCACCCCTTTCGGATATCTTCGGTCTTGGGGACTTCGGGTGCGGGGAAAGCCTTCTTCGAATGGGTCAGGCCCAGTTCGATCTGGGTTTCCAGAAGCTTGTAGGCAACCTGCCCGGGATTCAGCACAGGGATCGGCAACTCGCTATCGAGATAGGCGGCCGACTGGTGCATCGTGGTGGAGCCGAGCACGATCACGTCAGCGCCATCCTTTTCGATTGCTTTGGTGGCCTCCGCCTTCAGCTTGGCGAAAACCACTTCCTCCTTGCCTTCCAGCAATTCGGTTACATCAGGCCTCGTATCAATCGAGCGAAGAGAAGCACATCGGTCCCACCAGCCATATTCGGTCAATGTCTTCTGATAGAGCGGGAACCATTCGGGCCACATGGTGAGAACGGAGAACTTCTTTCCCAGCATCATCGCCATGGCGAAGCTGGCCTCGCCAGGGCCGACCACGGGTATGTTCAAGGCCGAACGCAAGGGCCGCAACCCGCTGTCGCTCACCGTGTCAATCAGAACTCCGGCAAAGCCTTCCGCCTCGGCAGTCACTCCAGCTTGGAACACCGTCCAGTCCATCAGCAGCGTATCATGGTAGGAGTCGCCTAACGCAGCCCCCCATTTCACTGCTTCGAATTCAGGCTGGAAACCGGAGCGAACGAAACCCTCCGGCAATTGCTCGGCACGATTGGCAACTCCCGCTTCATCCATAGGGATCGGGACAATTACCTTGATGCGGTGCATTGGGGGCATTCCAAAAGTCTCCCTCGCATGCGACCTATTGTATACAATTTGTGATCGTCAAGGAAAATTGGTATTGGCGTGGAAATGCTGTTGGAAGGGATCTCCAATGTTGGAATTTGGTCACATCTTGGAGCGTCTCGCGGACGTTGAAGGTCAGGCTCGAAGCTCTGTGACGCCTTCAGCCTCCTTTCAAACCCCTTCAGCCCTGCTTGCCGGAGCGGTTTCATGAGCCGCGCCTCGGACACCGCCTACAGCAAGATTCGCGCTTTTCTGCTGAGCGGAAATGCCGCGCCCGGATCTCAGGTCACCGAAGAACAGCTGGCGGAAATCGCCGGTGTCAGCCGCACCCCCGTGCGTGAAGCAATGCGGCGCCTCGAAACCGAAATGCTGCTCGTGCGCAGCCCTTCGAAACGGATCTTCGTTGCCGATTGGTCGCGCGACGATATCGACGAAATGTTCACGCTGAGGCAGATGATCGAAGGCCACGCTGCCCAGCGAGCGGCAAATCGATTAAGCGACGCAGAGATCGACGCGCTAGAAGCTCTCAATCGCAAGCTGCACGAGGCAGTCGAATGCGAACCGCCAGACGTGGTTCGATTCCTGGATCTCAATCGGGAATTCCACGAAATCATCACCAACGCCGCACGCTCCCCTCGCTTGGCTCACGTGCTTTCACAGTTGGTTGAACAGCCCATCGTTTTGCGAACGGCACGGAATTACTCCGTCGATGACCTGAAGCAATCTGCACGCGATCACGACGAATTGATTGCAGCCTTTCGTGCGCATGATCCGATCTGGGCGAAAGGTGTCATGGGTAGCCACCTGCGCCGCGCATTCCACACATTCGCTGACGCAGCCGAAAGCTCGCCTGCAGCCAATGACGATCGCGAGGCCGCGGAATAACCGCCTAGATGATCCCGCGATCCTGAAGGTCGCTCATCGCCCGGCTGTCCATACCAAGCAGCTCGCCGTAGATTTCCTCATTGTGCTGACCCAGCTCGGGGCCGACCCATTCGACATGGCCGGGAGTTTCCGAAAGGCGGGGGGCGACATTCTGCATCTTGAAGTTTTCGTGCCGCGGGTGCGGGCGCTCGATGATGGATTCGCGGGCCGCAAAATGCGGGTCTGCGAGCATTTCCGGAGCGCGATAGATATTGCCCGCCGGAACACCATGTTCCTCACACATATCAAGCACTTGCTGGCTCGTATATTGCTTCGTCCATTCGCCGATCAGGTCATCGAGTTCGGCCTGACGGGCGCCGCGCGCGACGTGGCTGTTGAAACGCGGATCATCGCCCAGTTCGGGCATCCCCATCATCGTCGCCATGCGCTTCCACACACTGTCCTGATTGCCCGCCACAAGCACGCTGCCATCGCTCGTCGGATAGACGTTGGAAGGCGCGATCTTGGGCAGGATCGATCCGGTCCGCTCACGAATATGGCCCGTCACCGTGTATTCGGACACGGTCGATTCCATCATCGCAAGCACGGCTTCGTAAATCGCCGAATCCACCACCTGGCCCTTGCCGGTCTGGTGCCGGTGGTTGAGCGCCATCAGCGCGCCAAGGCAGGCGTAGGTCGCTGCAAGCGAATCCCCGATCGACAGACCGGCACGACTGGGCGGGCGATCCGGCTCACCTGCAATGTAACGCATTCCGCCCATCGCCTCGCCGATGCCGCCATATCCGGCGCGGGCCGAATAGGGGCCGGACTGGCCATAGCCTGATACGCGAATCATGATCAGCGCTTCGTTGATGGCGTGGAGTTCATCCCATCCCAGGTTCCACCGCTCCAGCGTTCCGGGCCGGAAATTTTCGAGCAGGAAGTCTGACTTTGCCGCCAGCTTGCGGACGATATCCTGCCCTTCCTTCTCCCGCAGGTTCAGCGTGATCGACTTCTTGTTGCGCGCAACGACGGAGAACCACAGCGGGATACCCTGCCCCCAATTGCGCATGGCATCGCCTACCTTGGGAGGCTCGATCTTGATCACCTCGGCGCCATGATCGGCCATCAATTGCCCGCAGAACGGCCCCGCGATGAGCTGCCCCATCTCGATCAACCGTAGTCCGGCAAGTGCACCCTGAGCCATGAAAAAACCTTTCCGATTCGCATTCACCCTGAACGACACAGAGGAGGTGCTGAAAGCAGCCTAAAAGGTACTCAGGCGCTTACAGAAGGCGGTCAGGGGTTGCTGCGCCTATATCATGGCATTTGCATTTGTATACAATTTGCGTATCTGTCTCGCATCCCTGTCAGCACGCAAGAGCGAATCCTCATGTCCCAAACAGGCTCGCAGCCGAGTATCGAACTCGTCGAAGTCGGCCCCCGCGACGGGCTTCAGAACGAGCCGGATATCGTATCGACCGCTGACAAGCTGGCGCTTATCAATCGCATGATCAGCTATGGCGCGCGGCGGCTGGAGGTGGCGAGTTTCGTTCATCCTGCCCGCGTCCCGCAAATGGCCGATGCCGAAGACGTCATCGCCGGCCTGCCCGATCGCAATGACGTCACCTACATCGGATTGACCCTGAACAAGCGGGGGGTCATGCGCGGCCTGGCCACCAAGGATGGCGGCAAGCGCGGAATAGACCAGGCGGGCTGCGTGCTGGTTGCCTCCGATACCTTCGGGCAGAAGAACCAGGGCCAGACAATCGCCGAAGGGATCGCCGAAAATCGCGCCATGATCCGCTTTGCCAAGGCTGAGGGGCTTTCCGCACAAGTCACCATTTCGGCAGCGTTCGGCTGTCCGTTCGAAGGCGAGGTCAAGCCCGAAACGGTGCTGGCCATTGCCGAGGAAATGGCCACCGAAGACCCAGTCGAAATCGCTCTGGCCGACACGATCGGTGTGGGCGTGCCCGCACAGGTCGAAGACCTGTTCGGCAAGCTGGGCGATCTTCTGGGCGGTCGCATCCCCATGCGCTGCCATTTCCATGACACGCGCGGCACAGGCATCGCCAATGCATGGGCCGCCTACAAGTCAGGCGTTCGCGCGTTCGATGCCTCGCTAGGTGGACTGGGCGGATGCCCCTTCGCCCCCAAGGCGACGGGAAATATCGCTACCGAGGACCTTATCTACATGATGGAGCGTTCAGGGATCGACACCGGCATCGATCTTGATGCCGTAATCCAGACCAACCGCGGCTTTGCACAGGTCCTGGGCCGCGAACTGCCTTCACGGGTCGCACGCGCGGCCTGACCATTCCAAACCGGCCCGACATAGGGGCGATCCGGGAGAGAGTATGACTTACAGACTGGGCGTTGATGTGGGCGGCACGTTTACCGACCTGCTGTTGTTTGATGAGGCCACGGGCAAGTTCTGGCGGCACAAGACCCCGTCGACCCCGCACGACAGCTCCGAAGGGATTCTCAACGGGGTGAAGGCGATCACGGCCGAGGCGGGCGTTTCGGCCAAGGATATCGCCTATTTCCTGCACGGCACCACCGTCGCCACCAATGCGGTTCTGGAAGGCAAGGGTGCAAAGGTCGGGCTGGTCACCACCGAAGGCTATCGCGACATCATGCAGATCGCGCGCAGCTTCGTCCCCGGTGGTCTTGCCGCGTGGATCGTCTGGCCCAAGCCGCAGCCGCTCGCCGCGCTCGAAGACACGGTTGAGGCCCCGGGCCGGATGGGTGCGGACGGCAAGGAAGTGCGCCCGCTTGATGAAGACGCGGTGCGCTCTGCCCTGCGCAAGTTGAAGGCGAACGGGATCGAAGCGCTGACGGTCAGCCTCATCAACGCCTATGTCAACGGCGCGCATGAAAAGCGCATCGGCGAAATCGCTGCGGAAGAATTGCCCGGCATCCCGGTGTCACTGAGCCACGAAGTCCTGCCCGAAATGCAGGAATACGAACGTACGCTGTCGACCGTCGCCAATGCGGCGGTGCGTCCGGTGGTGAGCAAATATGTCTCGAACCTGCGCACCAAGCTTGAGGACAAAGGGCTTGAGGGCAAGCTGTCGCTGCTGCGCTCTGACGGCGGATTGATGAGCAGCCACAAGGCCGAAGAGCATCCGGTCAACATCCTGATGTCCGGCCCCGCAGGCGGCGTTACCGGCGCGAAATGGGTGGCGAAGAACGCCGGGCTCAAGAACATCCTGACGCTGGATGTCGGCGGCACATCTACCGACGTGGCCCTGATAGAAGGGCTGGAAGCGCGCCGGGTGCGCACCACCGAAGTCGGGCACCTGTCCGTGCGGGCATCGGCACTGGACGTGAAGACGGTGGGCGCAGGCGGCGGCTCGATCGCGCACGTTCCCGAATTGACCAAGGCGCTGCGCGTCGGCCCGGAAAGCGCGGGCGCGGTGCCGGGACCGGTTGCCTATAACAAGGGCGGAACTCTGCCGACTGTGACTGATGCCAACGTGGTGCTGGGCTATCTTCCCGAAGACCTGCTGGGCGGCAGCTTCCGGCTTGATCGCGAGGGGGCAAAAGCGGCGGTGCAGACCATCGCCGATGCTTTGGGCGTCACTCTGATGGAGGCGGCGCGCGGGATCATCGATATCGTCAACGAAAACATGTTCGGCGCGCTGCGCATGATCAGCGTGCAACAGGGCTATGACCCGCGCGAATTCGCGCTGATGGGCTTTGGCGGCGCAGGCCCGCTGCATGTCAACGCAGTTGCCCGGTTGATGGGCAGCTGGCCTGCCGTCTCCCCGGTTTCACCCGGCGTTCTGTGCGCCTTGGGCGACGCGACCACGCAGATGCGCACTGAAACCGCGCGCAGCTTCTCCCGGCTCGCCAAGGACACGAGCGTCGCCGATCTTGAAGCGGTGCTCGATGAAATGGCGGCGCAGACGCGGGGTGAATTGCTGGCTGATGGCATCCCGGAAGACCAGATCACGGTGCAGTTCGAAGTCGACGTGCGCTATGCGGGGCAGGCTTTTGAAGTGCCGTTGACTATCGACAAATCGGTGCTCGAAGCGGACGGGATCCAAGGCATTCTGGCGCGCTTCGATGATGAGCATCTGCGGCTGTTCACCTTCAACATGGACACCCCGCACGAAGTCGTGAACCTGCGCGCTGTGGCGCTGGGTCAGGCGCCCGCGCTTCCCGCGGCGGAACTGCCGATGGGCGATGGCGATCCCTCGGCGGCGAAGATACGCGACCATACTCTGTGGATGGACGGGCGGGAGCAGGCGGCGGTGATCTATGACCGCGCGCGCCTGCGTCAGGGGGACGTAATCCCCGGCCCCGCGATCATCACCGAAATGGACTCGACCACTCTTGTCGAAAGCGGCTGCGTCGCGACCGTCGACAAGGTCGGCAACATCCTCATCAATCCCGTGCAGGAGGCCTGAACAATGCCCGCACAGATCATCGAAACCAACCCCACCCCGTTCGAGCGCGTCAAGATCGACCCCGTCACGCTCGACATCATCGAAAACGCGCTGCGCAATGCCAGGATCGAGATGGATGCGACGCTGGTGCGCACCGCCATGTCCCCCGGCATTCGCGAACAGGGTGACGCCTTCCCGCTGATCGCCGATCCTGCGGGCAAGATGATTGTCGGCCAGTTCGGCAGCTTCATCGACGGCTTCCTGAAAGGCTATGACGACACGCTGGAAGATGGCGACATGATCTTCCTCAGCGATCCCTATTCCTGCGAAGGGGCCATCAGCCACTCGAACGACTGGCTGGTGCTGCTCCCCGTGTTCAAGGACGGACGCCTGCTCGCTTACACCGCGATGTTCGGCCACCAGAGCGACATTGGCGGCATGGTGCCAGGCTCCATGCCCATCGGCGCGTCCAGCATCTTTGAAGAAGGCGTGCGCATTCCTCCGGTGAAGATCTGGAAGAAAGGCGAATACAATTCCGACCTGATGAAGCTGGTGATGCACCAGACGCGCAAGCCCGACTGGTGTCAAGCAGACCTCAACGCGCTGATCGCGTCGTGCCGTGTGGCTGCGCGCCGTGTGATCGAGATGGCAGACCGGTTTGGCGATGATGTCTATGTCTCCGCCACGCAGGAACTGCTTGATCGCAATCACCGCGCCATGAAGGCGCTGATCGGGATGGCGGTGTCGGAAGAGCCCAAGAGCTTCGAGGATTACATCTGCGACGACGGCAAGGGCTATGGCCCTTACAAGATCAAGTGCACGATGCGACGCGAGGGCGACAAGGTCATCCTCGATTTCGACGGGACCGATCCGCAATCGGCGGCTTCGATCAACTTCTATCTCAACGAGAACATGTTCAAGATGTTCTTCGGCATCTACATGATCATGGTCTTCGACCCGCAGATCATGTTCAATGACGGGTTCTACGACCTGATCGAAGTGCGCATCCCCGAAGGTTCGCTGCTGAAGCCGCAATTCCCCGCCGCACTTTCGGGCCGAACCCATGCGCTGGGCCGGATCTTCGACATTCTGGGCGGATTGCTGGGCCAGGGAACCCCGGAATTCCTCAATGCCGCCGGATTCTCTTCCTCGCCGCACCTGTTCTATTCCGGCTGGGACACCAGCAAGGGCAACCGCGAGTGGTTCCAGCTGTTCCAGATCGGTTTCGGCGGCATTCCGGGACGGCCTTTGGGCGACGGGCCGGACGGACACTCGCTCTGGCCGGGCTTTACCAACGTGCCCAACGAATTCCTCGAACGCTATTTCCCGCTGCGGATCGAACGCTATTCGACCGAGCCAGACAGCGGCGGTGCCGGTGTGCACCGCGGTGGCAACGGCATTCACATGACCTACCGCTTCCTCGCCGATGGCAACATTGCAATCCATGATGACCGCTGGTTCGTGCCGCCTTGGGGCGTGAACGGCGGGCATCCGGGAATGCGCGCCCGGAAAGTGCTCGAGCGCGCTGACGGCTCCACCGAAATCGTCGGCAACAAGGTCGAGGATGTCGAAGTGAAGGCGGGAGATCTCCTGCACTACATTACCTGGGGCGGAGGCGGATGGGGCGATCCGCTCGAACGCGATCCGGCAATCGTCGGGCTCGAAATCCGGCAAGGCCTGGTCACACCCGAAGGCGCGCGCGCTTATGGCGTAGTGGCCGACGCAGAAGGCGCGGTGGACGCAAGCGCGACCGAAGCCCTGCGTGCCGAAATCAAGGCGACACGCGGCGAACTACCGCTGTTCGACTACGGTCCCGGTATCGAAGAACTGCGAGCGGCCTGCGAAGCGGAAACCGGCCTCCCCGCCCCGATCCAGCCCGTGTGGCATACGGACATGCGCGAGGCGGCCGAATAGCAGACGTCGAAAGGCGGCATTGAGGGATCGGATGCCGCCTTTCGTCCCGGCAGCACACCGCGACCCTTGCCCATTGCGCCGTGTTGACGCATGGGACGCAGCAGTTTCTCCGTCTCGAACGTGCTCAAAAGGGATCTGAGCCATGTCCATCGCCTCGCCTCTTTCCGACTCTCTCGTCACCGTGTTCGGCGGTGGCGGCTTTATCGGCAATTACGTTGCCCAGGCGCTGCTCGCGCGCGGCGCGCGGGTGCGCATCGCCAGCCGCAATCCCGAAAAGGCATGGCCGCTGAAGCCGCTTGCCAATCTCGGCCAGTTGCAGTTCGCACGCTGCGACATCACCCGTGAAGACAGCCTCAAGGCCGCGCTCCACGGGGCGGATTACGTCGTCAACCTTGTCGGGGCATTCGACGGCGACCTTGGCGAAGTCATGGGCGAGGCACCGGGCCGGATGGCCGCCATCGCCAAGGCAGGCGGCGCCAAGGGTTTTGTCCATGTCAGCGCGATCGGCGCCGATGCGTCGTCCTCCACCGCCTATGCCAGCAGCAAGGCCAAGGGCGAGCAGAACGTCCTCGCCGCCTTCCCCGAGGCGACGGTGCTGCGCCCTTCGATCGTTTTCGGACAGGACGACGGCTTCATCAACATGTTCGCCGGCCTAATAGAGCTGATGCCAGTGCTGCCGGTGTTCGGGCCGGAGGCAAAGCTGCAACTGGTCTATGTCGATGACGTCGCCGAAGCGATCGCCGTCGCGCTGGAGAACCCGGCGCAGCATGGCGGGCGCACCTACGAACTGGGCGGGCCTGA
It contains:
- a CDS encoding nuclear transport factor 2 family protein, with protein sequence MSEWSEGGPGQAPQPYPYYVDIVTKRYFDGVDNKQMDKVLDCFTPDASLHEVTSDTLHQGRDAIRAMFVKLFADFESIWHGNFVHTADPQSNAICSQFTVLITPNGGEELRYENCNRFYLKGDRFHRVYVYMSGDNLLKEGDA
- a CDS encoding aspartate/glutamate racemase family protein, encoding MHRIKVIVPIPMDEAGVANRAEQLPEGFVRSGFQPEFEAVKWGAALGDSYHDTLLMDWTVFQAGVTAEAEGFAGVLIDTVSDSGLRPLRSALNIPVVGPGEASFAMAMMLGKKFSVLTMWPEWFPLYQKTLTEYGWWDRCASLRSIDTRPDVTELLEGKEEVVFAKLKAEATKAIEKDGADVIVLGSTTMHQSAAYLDSELPIPVLNPGQVAYKLLETQIELGLTHSKKAFPAPEVPKTEDIRKGWY
- a CDS encoding GntR family transcriptional regulator gives rise to the protein MSRASDTAYSKIRAFLLSGNAAPGSQVTEEQLAEIAGVSRTPVREAMRRLETEMLLVRSPSKRIFVADWSRDDIDEMFTLRQMIEGHAAQRAANRLSDAEIDALEALNRKLHEAVECEPPDVVRFLDLNREFHEIITNAARSPRLAHVLSQLVEQPIVLRTARNYSVDDLKQSARDHDELIAAFRAHDPIWAKGVMGSHLRRAFHTFADAAESSPAANDDREAAE
- a CDS encoding CaiB/BaiF CoA transferase family protein, translating into MAQGALAGLRLIEMGQLIAGPFCGQLMADHGAEVIKIEPPKVGDAMRNWGQGIPLWFSVVARNKKSITLNLREKEGQDIVRKLAAKSDFLLENFRPGTLERWNLGWDELHAINEALIMIRVSGYGQSGPYSARAGYGGIGEAMGGMRYIAGEPDRPPSRAGLSIGDSLAATYACLGALMALNHRHQTGKGQVVDSAIYEAVLAMMESTVSEYTVTGHIRERTGSILPKIAPSNVYPTSDGSVLVAGNQDSVWKRMATMMGMPELGDDPRFNSHVARGARQAELDDLIGEWTKQYTSQQVLDMCEEHGVPAGNIYRAPEMLADPHFAARESIIERPHPRHENFKMQNVAPRLSETPGHVEWVGPELGQHNEEIYGELLGMDSRAMSDLQDRGII
- a CDS encoding hydroxymethylglutaryl-CoA lyase, whose translation is MSQTGSQPSIELVEVGPRDGLQNEPDIVSTADKLALINRMISYGARRLEVASFVHPARVPQMADAEDVIAGLPDRNDVTYIGLTLNKRGVMRGLATKDGGKRGIDQAGCVLVASDTFGQKNQGQTIAEGIAENRAMIRFAKAEGLSAQVTISAAFGCPFEGEVKPETVLAIAEEMATEDPVEIALADTIGVGVPAQVEDLFGKLGDLLGGRIPMRCHFHDTRGTGIANAWAAYKSGVRAFDASLGGLGGCPFAPKATGNIATEDLIYMMERSGIDTGIDLDAVIQTNRGFAQVLGRELPSRVARAA
- a CDS encoding hydantoinase/oxoprolinase family protein — protein: MTYRLGVDVGGTFTDLLLFDEATGKFWRHKTPSTPHDSSEGILNGVKAITAEAGVSAKDIAYFLHGTTVATNAVLEGKGAKVGLVTTEGYRDIMQIARSFVPGGLAAWIVWPKPQPLAALEDTVEAPGRMGADGKEVRPLDEDAVRSALRKLKANGIEALTVSLINAYVNGAHEKRIGEIAAEELPGIPVSLSHEVLPEMQEYERTLSTVANAAVRPVVSKYVSNLRTKLEDKGLEGKLSLLRSDGGLMSSHKAEEHPVNILMSGPAGGVTGAKWVAKNAGLKNILTLDVGGTSTDVALIEGLEARRVRTTEVGHLSVRASALDVKTVGAGGGSIAHVPELTKALRVGPESAGAVPGPVAYNKGGTLPTVTDANVVLGYLPEDLLGGSFRLDREGAKAAVQTIADALGVTLMEAARGIIDIVNENMFGALRMISVQQGYDPREFALMGFGGAGPLHVNAVARLMGSWPAVSPVSPGVLCALGDATTQMRTETARSFSRLAKDTSVADLEAVLDEMAAQTRGELLADGIPEDQITVQFEVDVRYAGQAFEVPLTIDKSVLEADGIQGILARFDDEHLRLFTFNMDTPHEVVNLRAVALGQAPALPAAELPMGDGDPSAAKIRDHTLWMDGREQAAVIYDRARLRQGDVIPGPAIITEMDSTTLVESGCVATVDKVGNILINPVQEA
- a CDS encoding hydantoinase B/oxoprolinase family protein, with amino-acid sequence MPAQIIETNPTPFERVKIDPVTLDIIENALRNARIEMDATLVRTAMSPGIREQGDAFPLIADPAGKMIVGQFGSFIDGFLKGYDDTLEDGDMIFLSDPYSCEGAISHSNDWLVLLPVFKDGRLLAYTAMFGHQSDIGGMVPGSMPIGASSIFEEGVRIPPVKIWKKGEYNSDLMKLVMHQTRKPDWCQADLNALIASCRVAARRVIEMADRFGDDVYVSATQELLDRNHRAMKALIGMAVSEEPKSFEDYICDDGKGYGPYKIKCTMRREGDKVILDFDGTDPQSAASINFYLNENMFKMFFGIYMIMVFDPQIMFNDGFYDLIEVRIPEGSLLKPQFPAALSGRTHALGRIFDILGGLLGQGTPEFLNAAGFSSSPHLFYSGWDTSKGNREWFQLFQIGFGGIPGRPLGDGPDGHSLWPGFTNVPNEFLERYFPLRIERYSTEPDSGGAGVHRGGNGIHMTYRFLADGNIAIHDDRWFVPPWGVNGGHPGMRARKVLERADGSTEIVGNKVEDVEVKAGDLLHYITWGGGGWGDPLERDPAIVGLEIRQGLVTPEGARAYGVVADAEGAVDASATEALRAEIKATRGELPLFDYGPGIEELRAACEAETGLPAPIQPVWHTDMREAAE
- a CDS encoding complex I NDUFA9 subunit family protein — its product is MSIASPLSDSLVTVFGGGGFIGNYVAQALLARGARVRIASRNPEKAWPLKPLANLGQLQFARCDITREDSLKAALHGADYVVNLVGAFDGDLGEVMGEAPGRMAAIAKAGGAKGFVHVSAIGADASSSTAYASSKAKGEQNVLAAFPEATVLRPSIVFGQDDGFINMFAGLIELMPVLPVFGPEAKLQLVYVDDVAEAIAVALENPAQHGGRTYELGGPEQLSMMEINERIAAAQGRKRRFIAMPDGLSGLFASLPGTPMSRDQWTLLQPGSTVSEGAPGFADLGIEPRPLGQFLDKWMTRYRSFGRFGLSNERSKARESAG